The following coding sequences lie in one Motilibacter peucedani genomic window:
- a CDS encoding extracellular solute-binding protein: MKITRLLAVSTVAALALAGCGGSSSPSEPASDGAAAAPSSSAGAQTGGGDKVKVRLWLNGTDTPQPIRDYLKTTFEKENPNAELVIEQQVWDGLVDKLTTALSGSDSPDVVEVGNTQAVAFTSAGAFEDITDKKAELGGDDLLKGFVDAGTYDGKFYAAPYYAGSRLVFYRKDLFKAAGISGTPTTLDEYIADGAKLKAASKTKGFSGLWWPGQDWRNALPFIWATGGDVATEKDGTWTGTLESPESVKGLKMVQKAMTEDSAAAKDGQETDPQVPYCANQVGMLSAPGWVAGSILAPKDKGGCPDAKANLGVFALPGLTADKTAPVFLGGSNLGISAKSQHKDLAYALLKDILSDGYQSQMAKAGLVPAKTSLVKDMGTDEVAQATAKAVTNTKLTPAAPGWANVEADKIMEDLFVKIAGGGDVASLAKAADAKITDALNR; this comes from the coding sequence GTGAAGATCACCCGACTCCTCGCAGTGTCCACCGTCGCTGCACTCGCCCTGGCCGGGTGCGGCGGCTCCTCGTCGCCGTCGGAGCCTGCCAGCGACGGCGCAGCAGCCGCTCCCTCGAGCAGCGCGGGCGCCCAGACGGGCGGCGGTGACAAGGTGAAGGTCCGCCTGTGGCTCAACGGCACGGACACCCCGCAGCCGATCCGCGACTACCTCAAGACCACCTTCGAGAAGGAGAACCCCAACGCCGAGCTCGTCATCGAGCAGCAGGTGTGGGACGGCCTGGTCGACAAGCTGACCACGGCGCTGTCGGGCTCCGACTCCCCCGACGTGGTCGAGGTCGGCAACACGCAGGCGGTCGCCTTCACCTCGGCCGGCGCGTTCGAGGACATCACCGACAAGAAGGCAGAGCTCGGCGGTGACGACCTGCTCAAGGGCTTCGTCGACGCCGGCACCTACGACGGCAAGTTCTACGCGGCGCCCTACTACGCCGGCTCGCGGCTCGTGTTCTACCGCAAGGACCTGTTCAAGGCCGCCGGCATCTCGGGGACGCCGACAACCCTCGACGAGTACATCGCCGACGGGGCCAAGCTCAAGGCCGCCAGCAAGACCAAGGGCTTCTCGGGCCTGTGGTGGCCCGGCCAGGACTGGCGCAACGCGCTGCCCTTCATCTGGGCCACCGGCGGTGACGTGGCCACCGAGAAGGACGGCACGTGGACCGGCACCCTCGAGTCCCCCGAGTCGGTCAAGGGCCTGAAGATGGTGCAGAAGGCCATGACCGAGGACTCCGCCGCCGCCAAGGACGGCCAGGAGACCGACCCGCAGGTGCCCTACTGCGCCAACCAGGTCGGCATGCTCTCGGCCCCGGGCTGGGTGGCCGGCTCGATCCTCGCGCCCAAGGACAAGGGCGGCTGCCCTGACGCCAAGGCGAACCTCGGCGTCTTCGCCCTCCCCGGCCTGACCGCGGACAAGACCGCCCCTGTCTTCCTCGGCGGCTCCAACCTCGGCATCTCGGCCAAGTCGCAGCACAAGGACCTCGCCTACGCACTGCTCAAGGACATCCTGAGCGACGGCTACCAGTCGCAGATGGCCAAGGCCGGCCTGGTGCCCGCGAAGACCTCGCTCGTCAAGGACATGGGCACTGACGAGGTCGCCCAGGCCACCGCGAAGGCCGTGACCAACACCAAGCTCACCCCGGCCGCGCCGGGCTGGGCCAACGTCGAGGCCGACAAGATCATGGAGGACCTCTTCGTGAAGATCGCCGGCGGCGGTGACGTCGCCTCCCTGGCCAAGGCCGCGGACGCGAAGATCACGGATGCGCTGAACCGCTAG
- a CDS encoding ROK family transcriptional regulator — translation MSSPTRQVGPRAGRGLHPRAKVLPEDARRHNRALVLQTLFDNGPSSRADLARETALTRVTVSDLVAELMAEDLVEELGLREEARVGKPATLVGLRADAAHIVCLDLSDEDCMKGAVLDLSGTVLARAALPVEGRVGEDAVGTALALCRTLLGSATRPVLGVGVGSPGIVSPDGVVLLAPNLQWTDLPLRERLSEALSLPVHVANDANTAALGEHTFGGAGRGGLMLVRIGRGVGAGLVLDGALLGGHHHAAGEIGHVTVEERGVVCACGRRGCLETVVSVPALRSAVEGASVRARDASLASAGRRLGAALAPVVSALDLREIVLSGPEGLLSGTLHDAALASVRKRTMPVVGSDVDLRMAKLGDDVVLAGAAVLVLSGQLGVS, via the coding sequence GTGTCGTCGCCCACCCGCCAAGTCGGCCCCCGCGCCGGTCGTGGCCTGCACCCGCGAGCCAAGGTGCTGCCCGAGGACGCCCGACGCCACAACCGCGCGCTGGTCCTCCAGACGCTGTTCGACAACGGCCCCTCGTCGCGGGCGGACCTCGCCCGCGAGACCGCCCTCACCCGCGTCACGGTCTCCGACCTCGTCGCCGAGCTGATGGCAGAGGACCTCGTCGAAGAGCTCGGGCTGCGCGAGGAGGCTCGGGTGGGCAAGCCCGCCACCCTCGTGGGACTGCGTGCCGACGCGGCTCACATCGTGTGCCTCGACCTCTCCGACGAGGACTGCATGAAGGGTGCGGTGCTCGACCTGTCGGGCACCGTGCTCGCCCGTGCCGCCCTGCCGGTCGAGGGCCGGGTCGGCGAGGACGCGGTCGGCACCGCGCTCGCGCTGTGCCGCACCCTGCTCGGCTCGGCCACCCGGCCGGTGCTGGGCGTCGGGGTCGGCAGCCCGGGCATCGTCTCCCCCGACGGTGTCGTGCTGCTGGCGCCGAACCTGCAGTGGACGGACCTCCCCCTGCGCGAACGGCTCTCCGAGGCGCTCTCGCTGCCCGTCCACGTCGCCAACGACGCCAACACCGCCGCGCTGGGCGAGCACACGTTCGGCGGCGCGGGTCGCGGCGGTCTGATGCTCGTACGCATCGGCCGCGGCGTCGGCGCCGGGCTCGTGCTCGACGGCGCACTGCTCGGGGGCCACCACCACGCTGCCGGCGAGATCGGCCACGTGACGGTGGAGGAGCGCGGCGTGGTGTGCGCGTGCGGCCGGCGCGGCTGCCTCGAGACCGTGGTCTCGGTGCCGGCGCTCCGGTCCGCGGTCGAGGGCGCCTCGGTCCGCGCCCGCGACGCCTCGCTCGCGAGCGCCGGGCGCCGGCTCGGGGCGGCACTGGCTCCCGTGGTCAGCGCCCTCGACCTGCGCGAGATCGTGCTGAGCGGGCCGGAGGGGCTGCTCAGCGGCACGCTGCACGACGCGGCGCTCGCGTCCGTGCGCAAGCGGACCATGCCCGTCGTCGGCAGTGATGTCGACCTGCGCATGGCCAAGCTCGGCGACGACGTCGTCCTCGCCGGTGCGGCCGTGCTCGTGCTCTCCGGCCAGCTCGGCGTCTCCTGA
- a CDS encoding carbohydrate ABC transporter permease — MAAVAPLAPRRRRTTAGQALAPWLLLGPALAVLLVLTGYPLVKLLITSTQKYGRAQVFGKPPEFVGLDNYKAVLTDHQFWVVLGRSFAFCAVNVVLAVGIGMLVALLLVQLGRAMRLLVTVGLLLAWAMPALTAIVIWSWMFDSQYGVVNYVLTSIGIDETGHSWLLNPLSFFAVATIVITWQSVPFVAFTLYAGLTQVPDECLEAAQLDGAGPAQRFRHIVLPFVRPVLLIVTVLQVIWDLRVFTQIFALQGSGGVTSQTSTIGVYIYQVGVAQGRFDVGSAIAVILVVVMLLISVLYVRQIVRQEEL, encoded by the coding sequence ATGGCCGCAGTCGCCCCTCTTGCACCTAGGCGACGGCGCACGACTGCAGGACAGGCGCTCGCGCCGTGGCTGCTGCTCGGCCCGGCACTCGCAGTCCTCCTGGTGCTGACCGGCTACCCGCTGGTCAAGCTGCTCATCACCTCGACGCAGAAGTACGGTCGGGCGCAGGTCTTCGGCAAGCCGCCGGAGTTCGTCGGGCTCGACAACTACAAGGCCGTGCTCACCGACCACCAGTTCTGGGTGGTCCTCGGACGCAGCTTCGCCTTCTGCGCGGTCAACGTCGTGCTCGCCGTCGGCATCGGCATGCTGGTCGCCCTCCTGCTCGTGCAGCTCGGCCGGGCCATGCGTCTGCTGGTGACGGTGGGCCTGCTGCTCGCTTGGGCGATGCCCGCGCTGACGGCCATCGTCATCTGGAGCTGGATGTTCGACTCGCAGTACGGCGTGGTCAACTACGTCCTCACGAGCATCGGCATCGACGAGACCGGCCACTCCTGGCTGCTGAACCCGCTCTCCTTCTTCGCCGTCGCCACCATCGTCATCACCTGGCAGTCGGTGCCCTTCGTCGCGTTCACCCTCTACGCGGGGCTCACTCAGGTGCCCGACGAGTGCCTCGAGGCAGCGCAGCTCGACGGCGCCGGGCCGGCCCAGCGCTTCCGCCACATCGTGCTGCCGTTCGTGCGGCCGGTGCTGCTCATCGTCACGGTCCTGCAGGTGATCTGGGACCTGCGGGTGTTCACGCAGATCTTCGCCCTGCAGGGCAGCGGCGGCGTGACCTCGCAGACCAGCACGATCGGCGTCTACATCTACCAGGTCGGCGTCGCCCAGGGCCGCTTCGACGTCGGCAGCGCGATCGCGGTCATCCTCGTGGTGGTCATGCTGCTCATCTCGGTCCTCTACGTCCGCCAGATCGTCCGCCAGGAGGAACTGTGA
- a CDS encoding ROK family protein → MTLLAGIDIGGSKVLAVALDEAGTVVAQTRLASSGGPAGVVATAIEAVRALGARPGVELSEFRAVGVGVPGLVEPRSGAVSHAVNLGLVGTVDLGAMLGRHLGLPVVVENDVNAAALGAARVLDLDGRDLAYLSIGTGLAAGLVIGGRLRRGARGAAGEIGHIPVDPDGPVCACGQRGCLETLASGSALSSAWAARDGLSPAESLFAAATAGDPAAVAARDRFTDSLAAAVRLLVLTCDVETVVLGGGVTDVGSALLESVRDALARQSADSPFLASLELPQRVAMVAPGSAVAAVGAALAGREVLTAPGPRSPIGEPVVP, encoded by the coding sequence ATGACCCTGCTGGCAGGGATCGACATCGGGGGGTCGAAGGTCCTCGCCGTGGCGCTCGACGAGGCGGGCACCGTCGTCGCGCAGACCCGGCTCGCCAGCAGCGGCGGACCCGCCGGCGTGGTCGCCACGGCCATCGAGGCGGTGCGCGCGCTCGGAGCCCGGCCAGGAGTGGAGCTCTCGGAGTTCAGGGCCGTCGGCGTGGGCGTGCCGGGGCTGGTCGAGCCGCGCTCGGGCGCGGTCTCCCACGCGGTCAACCTCGGACTGGTGGGCACCGTCGACCTCGGCGCCATGCTCGGGCGCCACCTCGGCCTGCCCGTGGTCGTCGAGAACGACGTCAACGCCGCCGCCCTGGGCGCCGCCCGCGTGCTCGACCTCGACGGCCGCGACCTGGCCTACCTCAGCATCGGCACCGGACTGGCTGCCGGCCTGGTCATCGGCGGGCGCCTGCGCCGAGGTGCCCGTGGCGCGGCCGGCGAGATCGGCCACATCCCCGTCGACCCCGACGGCCCCGTCTGCGCGTGCGGCCAGCGCGGCTGCCTCGAGACGCTGGCCTCCGGCTCGGCGCTGTCGTCGGCGTGGGCGGCGCGCGACGGGCTCTCCCCCGCCGAGTCGCTGTTCGCCGCCGCCACCGCCGGCGACCCTGCCGCCGTCGCCGCCCGCGACCGGTTCACCGACTCGCTGGCCGCCGCCGTGCGGCTGCTCGTGCTGACCTGCGACGTCGAGACGGTGGTGCTCGGCGGTGGCGTCACCGACGTGGGCAGCGCGCTGCTCGAGTCCGTGCGCGACGCCCTCGCCCGCCAGTCGGCGGACTCGCCGTTCCTCGCCTCGCTCGAGCTGCCGCAGCGCGTGGCGATGGTCGCACCCGGCTCCGCGGTGGCGGCGGTCGGCGCGGCGCTCGCCGGCCGCGAGGTCCTCACCGCACCCGGGCCGCGCAGCCCGATCGGCGAGCCGGTGGTCCCGTGA
- a CDS encoding glycoside hydrolase family 3 N-terminal domain-containing protein encodes MADDLELRRLAARVVMGAFEGLELPAWTADLLADGLGSLCLFGSNVESPEQLAALTAAIRAVAPDVLLATDEEGGDVTRLHMRTGNPHPGNAALGSADDVDLTSAVATAIGAELRAAGIDLDLAPVVDVNSNPHNPVIGVRSFGADAALVARHSAAYVSGLQAAGVAACVKHWPGHGDTALDSHLAMPTVDAPLEVLRARELVPFAAAVEAGTLAVMTSHVLLPAIDPDAPATLSPAVVRLLREDLGFDGLLVSDALDMKGASGGRGEPAAAVLAVAAGCDLLCLGADKELGVHEAVIGALVAAVQDGTLPEARLREAAGRVSALSARLRAGAGEPVPHPDPEVDTKAARRGVRVTGSFPPVQGAVVLRFVTGTNIAVGEVPWGLPADADALRGGAQVDVAETDAVEPLLPRAEGAPLVALVREPHRRPWVERALHALAAARPDLVVVELGWPGPEPLPGAAVVHSYGASLSNAAAVAAVLAEGVAG; translated from the coding sequence GTGGCCGACGACCTCGAGCTGCGCCGGCTCGCCGCCCGCGTCGTCATGGGCGCCTTCGAGGGGCTCGAGCTGCCCGCGTGGACGGCGGACCTGCTCGCCGACGGGCTGGGCTCGCTGTGCCTGTTCGGCTCCAACGTCGAGTCGCCCGAGCAGCTGGCAGCGCTGACCGCGGCGATCCGTGCCGTCGCCCCCGACGTCCTGCTCGCCACCGACGAGGAGGGCGGCGACGTCACCCGGCTGCACATGCGCACCGGCAACCCGCACCCCGGCAACGCCGCCCTCGGCTCGGCCGACGACGTGGACCTCACGTCGGCGGTCGCCACCGCGATCGGCGCGGAGCTGCGCGCCGCCGGCATCGACCTCGACCTCGCCCCGGTCGTCGACGTCAACAGCAACCCGCACAACCCCGTGATCGGCGTGCGCAGCTTCGGTGCCGACGCCGCGCTGGTGGCGAGGCACAGCGCTGCGTACGTGTCCGGCCTCCAGGCCGCGGGCGTGGCCGCGTGCGTCAAGCACTGGCCCGGGCACGGCGACACGGCCCTCGACTCGCACCTCGCGATGCCGACGGTCGACGCGCCGCTCGAGGTGCTGCGGGCGCGCGAGCTGGTGCCCTTCGCCGCCGCGGTCGAGGCGGGCACCCTGGCGGTGATGACCTCGCACGTCCTGCTGCCCGCCATCGACCCGGACGCCCCCGCGACGCTGAGCCCGGCCGTCGTGCGCCTGCTGCGCGAGGACCTCGGCTTCGACGGCCTGCTCGTCAGCGACGCGCTCGACATGAAGGGCGCGAGCGGGGGGCGCGGCGAGCCGGCGGCTGCGGTGCTGGCCGTGGCAGCGGGCTGCGACCTGCTCTGCCTCGGCGCCGACAAGGAGCTCGGCGTGCACGAGGCGGTCATCGGCGCGCTGGTCGCCGCGGTGCAGGACGGCACGCTGCCCGAGGCGCGCCTGCGCGAGGCCGCGGGCCGGGTGTCGGCGCTCTCGGCGCGCCTCCGCGCGGGAGCCGGCGAGCCCGTCCCCCACCCCGACCCCGAGGTCGACACCAAGGCCGCCCGCCGCGGCGTACGCGTCACCGGCTCCTTCCCGCCGGTGCAGGGCGCCGTCGTGCTCCGCTTCGTGACCGGCACCAACATCGCCGTCGGCGAGGTGCCCTGGGGCCTGCCGGCCGACGCCGACGCGCTCCGCGGGGGCGCGCAGGTCGACGTCGCGGAGACCGACGCGGTCGAGCCGCTGCTCCCGCGCGCCGAGGGTGCGCCGCTGGTCGCGCTCGTGCGCGAGCCGCACCGCCGCCCGTGGGTGGAGCGGGCGCTGCACGCGCTGGCCGCGGCCCGTCCGGACCTCGTGGTGGTCGAGCTGGGGTGGCCCGGTCCCGAGCCGCTGCCCGGGGCGGCGGTGGTCCACAGCTACGGTGCCTCGCTGAGCAACGCCGCGGCCGTCGCGGCGGTCCTCGCCGAAGGAGTGGCCGGATGA
- a CDS encoding carbohydrate ABC transporter permease, with translation MSVTSPSVAGTPVVAASGAGTAVRARRRSARRTSARAAINLAALVVFVVSVFPVYWMVSTSLLPNNKIRSVTPTFAPTSPTLRNFRHVLDPSTDFVPALRTSLLVTVLTVVVALFLALLAAVALTRFRFRSRRLMVLGVLVIQMLPAEAMIITIYRLLNGWQLTNTVIGLGMVYVATVLPFTIWTLRGFVAGVPVELEEAARIDGCSRVRAFFSVTFPLMAPGLIATGVFAFIQAWNEFLTALVLMNRPEHRTLPVWLRTFKQVHSSTDWGAIMAGSTLMTIPVIVFFLFVQGRMTTGLVSGAVKG, from the coding sequence GTGAGCGTCACGAGCCCCTCGGTCGCCGGGACACCCGTCGTGGCGGCGAGCGGCGCCGGCACCGCCGTCCGCGCGCGCCGCCGCAGCGCCAGGCGTACGAGCGCCCGCGCCGCCATCAACCTCGCAGCCCTGGTGGTCTTCGTGGTCTCGGTGTTCCCGGTCTACTGGATGGTCAGCACCTCGCTGCTGCCCAACAACAAGATCCGCAGCGTCACGCCGACCTTCGCGCCCACCTCGCCGACGCTGCGCAACTTCCGCCACGTCCTCGACCCGAGCACCGACTTCGTGCCGGCCCTGCGCACCAGCCTGCTGGTGACCGTCCTGACGGTCGTCGTCGCACTGTTCCTCGCCCTGCTCGCCGCCGTCGCCCTGACGCGCTTCCGGTTCCGCAGCCGCCGGCTGATGGTGCTCGGGGTGCTGGTCATCCAGATGCTCCCGGCCGAGGCGATGATCATCACGATCTACCGGCTGCTGAACGGCTGGCAGCTGACCAACACCGTCATCGGCCTGGGCATGGTCTACGTCGCGACGGTGCTGCCCTTCACGATCTGGACGCTGCGCGGCTTCGTCGCCGGCGTCCCGGTCGAGCTCGAGGAGGCCGCCCGCATCGACGGGTGCAGCCGGGTCCGCGCGTTCTTCAGCGTGACGTTCCCGCTCATGGCGCCCGGCTTGATCGCGACCGGCGTGTTCGCCTTCATCCAGGCCTGGAACGAGTTCCTCACGGCGCTCGTCCTCATGAACCGCCCCGAGCACCGGACGCTGCCCGTCTGGCTGCGGACCTTCAAGCAGGTCCACTCCAGCACCGACTGGGGCGCGATCATGGCCGGCTCGACGCTGATGACCATCCCGGTCATTGTGTTCTTCCTGTTCGTGCAGGGCCGGATGACCACCGGGCTGGTGTCCGGTGCGGTGAAGGGCTGA
- the nagA gene encoding N-acetylglucosamine-6-phosphate deacetylase produces MTRLGAGSAFVDGSLLPGDVEVEDGRVAAVGLSPAGSGIAAPGLVDLQLNGYAGTDLLTAGPEQWAEVGRALARDGVTAYVANLITSPEPVTTAALRTAAAVADDPGGARLLGAHLEGPFLSPERAGTHPPADLREPDVALLDRLRAAGPVVGITVAPELPGGLELVRALVERGVLVALGHTQTDAETAHAAFDAGARTVTHVFNAMSAPTSRAAGLAGVALTRGDVAVQLICDGVHLSDDVSRLVVRAAADRIVLVTDALSATGAPDGDYALGSVTVHYRGGRARNSAGGLAGSVLTMHEALRNVVDAGARLEDALAAATLRPAALLRRDDLGRLRPGDPADLVVLDDSLALVRTYRAGVPTT; encoded by the coding sequence GTGACGCGGCTCGGCGCGGGCTCGGCGTTCGTCGACGGCAGCCTGCTGCCGGGCGACGTCGAGGTCGAGGACGGCCGGGTCGCCGCCGTGGGGCTGTCGCCGGCGGGCAGCGGGATCGCGGCGCCGGGTCTCGTCGACCTGCAGCTCAACGGCTACGCCGGCACCGACCTGCTCACCGCCGGTCCCGAGCAGTGGGCCGAGGTCGGGCGCGCGCTCGCGCGCGACGGCGTCACCGCGTACGTCGCCAACCTGATCACCTCGCCGGAGCCCGTCACGACCGCCGCGCTGCGGACCGCGGCCGCCGTCGCGGACGACCCCGGCGGCGCGCGGCTGCTGGGCGCCCACCTCGAGGGCCCGTTCCTCTCGCCCGAGCGCGCGGGCACCCACCCGCCGGCCGACCTGCGCGAGCCCGACGTGGCCCTGCTCGACCGGCTGCGCGCGGCCGGGCCCGTCGTCGGCATCACCGTCGCACCCGAGCTGCCGGGCGGGCTCGAGCTCGTGCGCGCCCTGGTCGAGCGCGGCGTCCTCGTCGCGCTCGGCCACACCCAGACCGACGCCGAGACCGCGCACGCCGCCTTCGACGCCGGTGCCCGCACGGTGACGCACGTGTTCAACGCGATGAGTGCCCCGACCTCGCGAGCCGCGGGGCTCGCGGGCGTCGCCCTGACCCGCGGCGACGTCGCGGTGCAGCTGATCTGCGACGGCGTGCACCTCAGCGACGACGTCTCGCGCCTGGTCGTCCGCGCCGCCGCCGACCGGATCGTGCTGGTGACCGACGCACTGTCGGCGACCGGCGCGCCCGACGGCGACTACGCGCTCGGCAGCGTCACCGTGCACTACCGCGGCGGCAGGGCGCGCAACAGCGCCGGCGGCCTGGCGGGCAGCGTCCTCACGATGCACGAGGCGCTGCGCAACGTCGTCGACGCCGGAGCGCGGCTCGAGGACGCGCTGGCAGCCGCGACCCTGCGGCCGGCGGCCCTGCTGCGCCGCGACGACCTCGGGCGTCTGCGCCCCGGCGACCCGGCCGACCTCGTGGTGCTCGACGACTCGCTCGCGCTGGTCCGGACCTACCGGGCCGGCGTGCCCACCACCTAG